One part of the Thermococcus radiotolerans genome encodes these proteins:
- a CDS encoding PLDc N-terminal domain-containing protein — protein MIFGAVGVLGTFLMVLQLLALVWVIYDVLTKQKRMPDVEKVIWIVLAFIFTILGALVYYILVKREGKYEEKREEAGASEDSVRVY, from the coding sequence ATGATATTCGGAGCGGTAGGGGTTCTCGGAACCTTCCTCATGGTGCTCCAGCTGCTCGCCCTTGTGTGGGTCATCTACGACGTCCTCACAAAGCAGAAGAGAATGCCAGACGTTGAAAAGGTCATCTGGATAGTTTTGGCGTTCATCTTCACGATACTCGGAGCGCTGGTGTACTACATACTCGTCAAGAGGGAGGGCAAATACGAGGAGAAACGGGAGGAAGCCGGCGCCTCCGAGGATTCCGTAAGGGTGTACTAA
- a CDS encoding eCIS core domain-containing protein, whose translation MRNLPEKLAVLGLIVLLVSALYAAERLTVNPSTVLGEVNGILDQVQEIRNLTFKERPKIVVLTKSEALAKWKPGKADIERMRTEELTYKMTLLLPPDYQYIKKETERSANWIAATVGDTIYIIQENFMSDQDTARRTIAHESVHVLQKQWFDAKYGADTYDGTIAVQSLIEGDADLVADLYCERNGIPIHKIRSLSGNPLTDLHIFPYVFGDRFVRYLYEKGGWKLVNEAYTRYPVSAQQVMHPELYLENVTPLNVTLSAPPNSRILKEDRLGEYYVYLLLRDVAKLDNETAWNVSSAWRGDKLLLTQNATGYLLQWKVVFSSENAAKIFGETISKLAEGNTYANYTIRIERNSVLLIAERRD comes from the coding sequence ATGCGGAATCTCCCAGAAAAGCTGGCGGTTCTTGGGCTGATAGTCCTGCTCGTCTCGGCGCTCTACGCAGCTGAGAGACTAACCGTCAACCCGAGCACAGTTCTCGGAGAAGTAAACGGGATACTCGACCAGGTTCAGGAGATAAGGAACCTCACATTCAAGGAGAGGCCGAAGATAGTGGTTCTCACGAAGAGCGAGGCCCTGGCCAAATGGAAGCCCGGCAAAGCGGACATCGAGAGGATGAGAACCGAGGAGCTGACCTACAAGATGACCCTTCTCCTTCCCCCGGATTACCAGTACATCAAAAAGGAGACGGAGAGAAGCGCCAACTGGATAGCCGCAACGGTGGGGGATACCATCTACATCATCCAGGAGAACTTCATGTCCGACCAGGATACCGCAAGGAGGACGATAGCTCACGAGAGCGTTCACGTGCTCCAGAAGCAGTGGTTCGACGCGAAGTACGGCGCCGACACCTACGACGGCACCATAGCTGTCCAGTCCCTCATCGAGGGCGACGCAGACCTCGTCGCCGACCTCTACTGCGAGAGGAACGGGATACCGATTCACAAGATACGCTCGTTGAGCGGCAACCCACTCACGGACCTCCACATCTTCCCCTACGTCTTCGGCGACCGCTTCGTGAGGTACCTCTACGAGAAAGGCGGCTGGAAGCTCGTTAACGAGGCATACACCCGCTATCCGGTCTCGGCGCAGCAGGTCATGCATCCGGAGCTGTACCTCGAAAACGTTACCCCCCTCAACGTCACCCTGAGCGCACCGCCGAACTCACGGATTCTCAAGGAAGACAGGCTCGGCGAGTACTACGTCTACCTCCTCCTCAGGGACGTTGCGAAGCTTGACAACGAGACCGCCTGGAACGTCTCAAGTGCGTGGCGCGGGGATAAGCTCCTCCTGACCCAGAACGCGACGGGCTACCTCCTCCAGTGGAAGGTCGTCTTCTCAAGCGAGAACGCCGCGAAGATCTTTGGGGAAACCATCTCCAAGCTTGCAGAGGGCAACACCTATGCGAACTACACGATAAGGATTGAAAGGAACTCCGTTCTCCTGATCGCCGAAAGGAGGGACTGA
- a CDS encoding alanyl-tRNA editing protein has translation MSSVEVRTHTALHVVKGAVVKVLGENAKWTASVYVDGNHGRLTVKFDRKPTPEEVAEIERLANEKVKENAPIRVYELPRDEAEKRFGEDMYDLFPIPPEIRTLRVVVIEGWNVNACNKEHTATTGEIGEIKIRKVRFRKSKGLLEISFEVTPHNTRA, from the coding sequence ATGTCGTCGGTTGAGGTTAGAACCCACACTGCCCTGCACGTGGTCAAGGGCGCCGTCGTCAAGGTTCTGGGTGAAAACGCCAAGTGGACGGCGAGCGTTTACGTGGATGGAAACCACGGGAGATTAACAGTCAAGTTCGACAGGAAGCCAACGCCCGAGGAGGTTGCCGAGATAGAGCGCCTCGCCAACGAGAAGGTAAAGGAAAATGCACCGATTCGGGTTTACGAGCTGCCCAGGGACGAGGCCGAGAAGCGCTTCGGAGAGGACATGTACGACCTCTTCCCGATTCCGCCGGAAATAAGAACCCTCAGGGTCGTCGTCATAGAGGGCTGGAACGTCAACGCCTGCAACAAGGAGCATACCGCAACGACGGGAGAAATCGGGGAGATAAAAATCAGAAAGGTCAGGTTCAGGAAGAGCAAGGGGCTGCTTGAGATAAGCTTTGAGGTAACACCACATAATACTCGGGCATAA
- a CDS encoding DODA-type extradiol aromatic ring-opening family dioxygenase — protein MLIGAAVMPHGNPVLEPEDDETRKLAEVLRKIGEEFKGAEAYVLISPHNVRMSDHLGVVMAEHLVSWLGFEGKELPGEWETERGLAGKIYESAKSAGLPVVDMNFAALSGEYSRWPLSWGELIPLQFLEKRPLVLLTPARNVSREVLVRFGEIIAEVAEGSEKRVAFIASADHGHGHDENGPYGKVKESEEYDKLVMEILSENRLERLMEIPEELVRKALVDSYWQLLVLYGLLKRVPMKVRETAYACPTYFGMAGALWVRK, from the coding sequence ATGCTGATTGGAGCCGCGGTTATGCCCCACGGGAACCCCGTCTTAGAGCCGGAGGACGATGAGACGAGAAAACTCGCGGAGGTTCTCAGAAAGATCGGTGAGGAGTTCAAGGGAGCTGAGGCCTACGTCCTCATAAGCCCGCACAACGTCCGGATGAGCGACCACCTCGGCGTGGTCATGGCCGAGCATCTCGTCTCATGGCTCGGCTTCGAAGGAAAGGAACTGCCCGGAGAATGGGAGACCGAGAGAGGGCTCGCGGGGAAAATCTACGAGTCGGCGAAGAGTGCCGGCCTGCCCGTGGTGGACATGAACTTCGCCGCACTGAGCGGTGAGTACTCCCGGTGGCCTCTGAGCTGGGGAGAGCTTATACCCCTGCAGTTCCTCGAAAAGAGGCCGCTCGTTCTCTTGACGCCAGCCAGAAATGTGTCCAGAGAAGTTCTCGTTCGCTTCGGCGAGATTATCGCGGAGGTCGCAGAGGGGAGCGAGAAGAGGGTGGCGTTCATAGCCAGCGCCGACCACGGGCACGGGCACGATGAAAACGGCCCGTATGGAAAGGTGAAGGAGAGCGAGGAGTACGACAAGCTCGTCATGGAGATCCTCTCTGAAAACAGGCTGGAGAGGCTCATGGAAATTCCCGAAGAGCTCGTGAGAAAAGCCCTGGTGGACAGCTACTGGCAGCTCCTCGTCCTCTACGGCCTCCTGAAGAGGGTCCCGATGAAGGTGAGGGAAACCGCCTACGCATGTCCAACATACTTCGGCATGGCTGGAGCGCTGTGGGTGAGAAAGTAA
- the psmB gene encoding archaeal proteasome endopeptidase complex subunit beta, whose translation METKKTGTTTVGIKAKDGVVLAADTQASLDHMVETLNIRKIVPITDRIAITTAGSVGDVQALARMLEAEARYYQFTWNRPMSTKAMANLLSNILNENKWFPYLVQIIIGGHVEEPTLANLDAMGGLIFDDYTATGSGSPFAIAVLEDGFKKDISVKEARELAIRAVKTAGKRDVYTGDRKIQVVVITKDGMKEEFVEFKE comes from the coding sequence ATGGAAACGAAGAAAACCGGCACCACCACCGTGGGAATAAAGGCCAAGGACGGTGTCGTTCTGGCCGCGGATACGCAGGCTTCCCTCGACCACATGGTCGAGACCCTCAACATCAGGAAGATAGTCCCTATCACCGACAGGATAGCGATAACCACCGCGGGAAGCGTTGGCGACGTTCAGGCACTGGCGAGAATGCTTGAGGCTGAAGCCAGATACTACCAGTTCACCTGGAACAGGCCCATGAGCACCAAGGCCATGGCGAACCTGCTCAGCAACATACTCAACGAGAACAAGTGGTTCCCCTACCTCGTCCAGATAATCATAGGCGGCCACGTTGAGGAGCCGACCTTAGCGAACCTCGACGCGATGGGAGGGCTTATCTTCGACGACTATACAGCCACGGGTTCGGGAAGCCCCTTCGCCATAGCCGTCCTTGAGGATGGTTTCAAGAAGGACATAAGCGTAAAAGAGGCGAGGGAGCTCGCCATCAGGGCCGTCAAGACCGCGGGTAAGAGGGATGTCTACACCGGCGACAGGAAGATTCAGGTCGTCGTCATAACGAAGGACGGCATGAAGGAGGAGTTCGTCGAGTTCAAGGAGTGA
- the nurA gene encoding DNA double-strand break repair nuclease NurA, with amino-acid sequence MGYRLIDRASVDRIKRMLQRGYADAQEKLKTIEWRELPERRGSKVYAIDGSQGKQRLSGTIFYAVSSYAFGNGPAYRLVYTNAMLYNQGISDQIIRLQMETLENKLGYLAAKIGSVDYVMMDGTLTGSLTRPPVYPESVRGITTIKSALGDERLEELIERFVGELREHYGELERKLTRDGRINGDVILADRVLEEYAEYYRAMEGKEIVNYDGAFREIRKALKEEDTVKATEILENLEEYAESKRLSLDDARNAVHVVLGYLEYLYSLEKLLHLNLVYVAKSFYNRKLTQKLGIDIVDVPYLDAYLRKTYGEERAGYYVITQGGKAISHRMPKVLRKRFPKVEHFIENGVPMAYIRTMKGGVIYLLQSNREIDDDLLAEILWHERNGYFRPLQRAHEGVKIEKKAFEAELAALLNIIKAESPELRVFLKYGRSPLE; translated from the coding sequence ATGGGGTACAGGCTCATAGACAGGGCGAGCGTTGACAGGATAAAGCGGATGCTCCAGAGGGGCTACGCCGATGCGCAGGAGAAGCTGAAAACCATAGAGTGGCGCGAGCTGCCGGAGAGAAGGGGGAGCAAAGTCTATGCCATCGATGGAAGCCAGGGAAAGCAGAGGCTCAGCGGAACGATTTTCTACGCCGTCTCAAGTTACGCCTTCGGCAACGGTCCGGCATACAGGCTGGTCTACACCAACGCCATGCTCTACAACCAGGGTATATCCGACCAGATAATCCGCCTCCAGATGGAGACCCTTGAGAACAAGCTGGGCTACCTTGCGGCGAAGATTGGCAGTGTGGACTACGTCATGATGGACGGAACGCTGACCGGCTCGCTCACGAGGCCGCCCGTTTATCCGGAGAGTGTGAGGGGGATAACGACCATAAAGAGTGCCCTCGGGGACGAGCGCCTTGAGGAGCTTATAGAGCGCTTCGTTGGGGAGCTGAGAGAACATTACGGGGAGCTGGAAAGAAAACTGACGAGGGACGGCAGGATAAACGGCGACGTGATCCTGGCCGACAGGGTTCTTGAAGAGTACGCCGAGTACTACAGGGCCATGGAGGGGAAGGAGATCGTCAACTACGACGGCGCGTTCAGGGAAATCAGGAAAGCCCTCAAAGAGGAAGACACCGTAAAGGCCACGGAGATACTCGAAAACCTCGAGGAGTACGCCGAGAGCAAGCGCCTCTCCCTCGACGACGCCAGAAACGCCGTCCACGTCGTTCTCGGCTACCTGGAGTACCTGTATTCCCTGGAGAAGCTCCTGCACCTGAACCTCGTCTACGTGGCGAAGAGCTTCTACAACAGAAAGCTGACCCAAAAGCTCGGCATAGACATCGTTGACGTACCGTACCTCGACGCATACCTCAGAAAGACCTACGGCGAGGAGAGGGCGGGCTACTACGTGATAACCCAGGGAGGGAAGGCCATAAGCCACAGGATGCCCAAGGTTCTGAGGAAGCGGTTCCCCAAGGTCGAGCACTTCATAGAAAACGGCGTTCCAATGGCCTACATCCGCACCATGAAGGGCGGCGTCATATACCTCCTCCAGAGCAACAGGGAGATAGACGACGACCTGCTGGCTGAGATACTCTGGCACGAGAGGAACGGCTACTTCAGGCCGCTCCAGAGGGCCCACGAGGGAGTGAAAATCGAGAAGAAGGCCTTCGAGGCAGAGCTGGCTGCGCTGCTCAACATAATAAAGGCGGAAAGTCCAGAGCTGAGGGTATTCCTGAAGTACGGAAGGAGCCCGCTGGAGTAA
- a CDS encoding aminoacyl-tRNA deacylase: MKRIEEIAKELGAEILEIGRPVKTVEQATREAGVARKQVIKSLVIISESEPLLVIVDGESRVSLPKLEERFGKCRFARAKEVKELTGYEVGGVPPVGVPLRTIIDPRVLENEHVIGGGGAVDRLIRIRPERIIEYQRAEVMDVRE; the protein is encoded by the coding sequence ATGAAAAGAATCGAGGAAATCGCGAAGGAACTGGGGGCCGAAATTCTCGAGATTGGAAGGCCAGTCAAGACCGTCGAACAGGCCACGAGGGAGGCAGGCGTTGCCAGAAAGCAGGTTATAAAGTCGCTCGTCATCATAAGCGAGAGTGAGCCCCTTCTCGTCATAGTTGACGGCGAGTCGCGGGTCAGCCTACCGAAGCTGGAGGAAAGGTTCGGAAAGTGCAGGTTCGCCAGAGCGAAGGAAGTCAAGGAACTCACTGGCTACGAGGTCGGAGGCGTTCCTCCCGTCGGCGTGCCGCTCAGGACGATAATCGACCCGCGGGTTCTGGAGAACGAGCACGTCATCGGCGGGGGAGGGGCCGTCGACAGGCTCATCAGGATAAGGCCCGAAAGGATCATCGAGTACCAACGGGCGGAGGTAATGGACGTTAGGGAATAA
- a CDS encoding cyclic 2,3-diphosphoglycerate synthase yields MAEKKRKRVLILGAAGRDFHNFNTFFRDNPEYEVVAFTATQIPDIEGRVYPPELAGELYPNGIPIWSEDDMEKIIKEHNIDIVVFAYSDVSHEHVMHLASRAHSAGADFWLLGPKSTMIKSTKPVIAVTAVRTGCGKSQTSRKVAQILQEMGYKVVAIRHPMPYGDLRKQIVQRFASYEDLDKYECTIEEREEYEPYIDRGMVVYAGVDYEKILREAEKEADIILWDGGNNDFPFYVPDLWIVVTDPHRPGHELKYHPGETNFRAADVIIINKIDTANRDDIQKVRESIEKVNPNAIVIDGASPLYVDKPELIKGKRVLVVEDGPTLTHGGMKYGAGYVAAKKYGAKEIIDPRPYAVGSIIDTYKKYSHLDVILPAMGYGAKQIKELEETINRADADVVVIGTPIDLRRVMKLNKPAVRVRYELEEIGEPKLRDILKDFVEKHVKKE; encoded by the coding sequence ATGGCCGAAAAGAAGAGAAAGAGGGTTCTCATTTTGGGCGCCGCCGGAAGGGACTTCCACAACTTCAACACGTTCTTCAGGGACAACCCTGAGTACGAGGTGGTAGCTTTCACCGCCACTCAGATTCCTGACATCGAGGGAAGGGTTTACCCGCCCGAGCTCGCCGGTGAGCTCTACCCGAACGGGATTCCCATCTGGAGCGAGGATGACATGGAGAAGATTATCAAGGAGCACAACATCGATATCGTCGTTTTCGCCTACTCCGATGTCTCCCACGAGCACGTCATGCACCTCGCCAGCAGGGCCCACTCAGCCGGTGCCGACTTCTGGCTCCTCGGCCCGAAGAGCACCATGATAAAGAGCACCAAGCCGGTCATAGCGGTCACTGCCGTCAGAACCGGCTGCGGAAAGAGCCAGACCAGCAGAAAGGTCGCCCAGATCCTCCAGGAGATGGGCTACAAGGTCGTCGCCATCAGGCACCCGATGCCCTACGGCGACCTCAGGAAGCAGATCGTCCAGCGCTTCGCCAGCTACGAGGATCTGGACAAGTACGAGTGCACCATCGAGGAGCGCGAGGAGTACGAGCCCTACATCGACAGGGGCATGGTGGTCTATGCCGGCGTTGACTACGAGAAGATCCTCCGCGAGGCCGAGAAAGAAGCTGACATAATCCTCTGGGACGGCGGAAACAACGACTTCCCGTTCTACGTTCCGGACCTCTGGATAGTTGTCACCGATCCGCACAGGCCCGGCCACGAGCTCAAGTACCACCCAGGTGAGACCAACTTCAGAGCAGCCGACGTCATCATCATCAACAAGATCGACACCGCCAACAGGGACGACATTCAGAAGGTTCGCGAGAGCATCGAGAAGGTCAACCCGAACGCCATCGTCATCGACGGTGCCTCACCGCTCTACGTGGACAAGCCGGAGCTCATCAAGGGCAAGCGCGTTCTCGTCGTCGAGGACGGCCCGACCCTCACCCACGGCGGCATGAAGTACGGTGCAGGCTACGTCGCTGCCAAGAAGTACGGCGCCAAGGAGATCATCGACCCGAGGCCCTACGCCGTCGGCTCGATCATCGACACCTACAAGAAGTACAGCCACCTTGACGTCATCCTGCCGGCCATGGGCTATGGCGCCAAGCAGATCAAGGAGCTTGAGGAGACCATCAACCGCGCAGATGCCGACGTGGTCGTCATCGGAACCCCAATCGACCTCCGCCGCGTCATGAAGCTCAACAAGCCGGCAGTCAGGGTCAGGTACGAGCTCGAGGAGATCGGCGAGCCGAAGCTCAGGGACATCCTCAAGGACTTCGTCGAGAAGCACGTCAAGAAGGAGTGA
- the thrC gene encoding threonine synthase, producing the protein MKLVCPICGKTHDEPVQRCECGEPVEFERFTGEPYIGKSVWERFWDFWPVEPALEFSLGEGDTPLVKSGLGEELGVKLYLKNETVNPTWSFKDRGTFLAMSHALKAGYKTVGTVSTGNMAASVSAYASRFGLKAKILVSESASDEKLKAVSVYGGEVIRVHGDYGRLYFESLKLGERLGVYFMNSDNPFRIEGYKGIAFEIAEEISPDYVLIPTSSGGLFRGIAKGFIELHESGLIDDLPTLIAVQAEGCSPICRAFKEGKAKIERFENPKTIAKAIANPYPPSGNAVLRLMRDFGWSCVSVSDGEILEAQRKLAGEGLFVQPASATGIAALERLDLPRGAKVVSILTGSGLKTLKSAPQGGIKECPLEMLESCLR; encoded by the coding sequence GTGAAGCTGGTCTGTCCCATCTGTGGGAAAACCCACGACGAACCTGTTCAGAGGTGTGAATGCGGCGAGCCTGTCGAGTTTGAAAGGTTCACTGGCGAACCGTACATAGGAAAGAGCGTCTGGGAGCGGTTCTGGGACTTCTGGCCGGTGGAACCGGCACTGGAGTTCTCCCTCGGCGAGGGCGACACACCCCTTGTGAAGTCGGGACTCGGCGAAGAGCTTGGAGTGAAGCTCTACCTCAAGAACGAGACAGTAAACCCGACGTGGAGCTTCAAGGACAGGGGCACTTTTCTGGCGATGAGCCATGCCCTAAAGGCTGGCTACAAGACCGTTGGAACCGTCTCCACAGGAAACATGGCGGCGAGCGTTTCGGCCTACGCTTCCCGCTTCGGGTTGAAGGCGAAGATTCTCGTCTCCGAGAGCGCGAGCGACGAGAAGCTGAAGGCCGTTTCGGTTTACGGCGGCGAGGTCATCAGGGTTCACGGCGACTACGGGAGGCTCTACTTCGAGAGCCTGAAGTTGGGAGAAAGGCTCGGGGTCTACTTCATGAACTCGGACAATCCCTTCAGAATCGAGGGCTACAAGGGCATCGCCTTCGAGATAGCCGAGGAGATAAGCCCGGACTACGTTCTGATTCCGACCAGCTCGGGCGGGCTCTTCCGGGGAATAGCCAAAGGCTTCATCGAGCTCCATGAGAGCGGGCTCATCGATGACCTCCCAACCCTCATAGCGGTTCAGGCGGAGGGCTGTTCGCCGATATGCAGGGCATTTAAGGAAGGTAAAGCAAAAATCGAGCGCTTTGAGAACCCCAAGACCATAGCCAAGGCCATAGCCAACCCGTATCCGCCGAGCGGGAACGCGGTTCTGAGGCTCATGCGGGACTTCGGCTGGAGTTGTGTATCCGTTTCCGACGGTGAGATACTCGAAGCTCAGAGGAAGCTCGCCGGCGAAGGCCTCTTCGTCCAGCCGGCGAGCGCGACAGGCATAGCGGCGCTGGAGAGGCTCGACCTTCCAAGAGGGGCCAAGGTCGTCTCAATACTCACCGGCTCGGGCTTGAAAACCCTCAAGAGCGCTCCACAGGGAGGGATTAAGGAGTGCCCGCTCGAGATGCTGGAAAGCTGTTTGAGGTGA
- a CDS encoding FecCD family ABC transporter permease → MKKWLPTLLALSIIAGFLGVYVGSVSLNPSDVTASVAYGIKSALSGIFPSINPGERPKAFIIVWELRLPRVLLAYLVGLSLASAGVASQALFRNPLADPYIIGVSAGAGIGAALAAIYAPAHMGSFALVSAILSVFVVYTVSKVDGHVPVDTLLLAGIAYGFLASAVTWYLIISQGERAHVTWMWLMGTFNGAGWGDVGEMFVVSLLGVGFLVWKWRELNLILFGEESIALGLDVHLYRKLFIGAIALLTAFAVSTAGIIGFIGLVSPHIMRLLLGPNHKSLTPASALFGGALLVFADLLARTLAKPTELPVGIITALMGAPFFLYLLMKHKRGELYS, encoded by the coding sequence ATGAAAAAGTGGCTCCCAACTCTGCTGGCCCTCTCGATCATCGCGGGCTTCCTCGGCGTCTACGTAGGCTCGGTCAGTCTGAACCCCTCAGACGTAACGGCCAGCGTGGCCTACGGGATAAAATCAGCTCTATCGGGAATATTCCCGTCCATAAATCCCGGGGAGAGACCGAAGGCCTTCATCATCGTGTGGGAGCTTCGCCTCCCGAGGGTTCTGCTGGCCTATCTGGTCGGGCTCTCACTCGCCTCGGCGGGCGTTGCCAGCCAGGCGCTCTTCAGAAACCCGCTGGCGGACCCGTACATAATAGGCGTGAGCGCCGGGGCTGGAATAGGCGCCGCCCTTGCGGCCATCTACGCACCCGCGCACATGGGCTCCTTCGCCCTGGTCTCCGCCATCCTCTCGGTCTTTGTGGTCTACACTGTTTCGAAGGTCGACGGCCACGTTCCAGTTGACACACTCCTCCTGGCGGGAATAGCCTACGGCTTTCTGGCGAGCGCGGTAACATGGTACCTCATCATAAGCCAAGGCGAAAGGGCCCACGTAACTTGGATGTGGCTCATGGGGACGTTCAACGGCGCCGGTTGGGGCGACGTTGGCGAGATGTTCGTGGTCTCTCTGCTCGGCGTCGGTTTCCTCGTGTGGAAGTGGAGGGAGCTGAACCTGATACTCTTCGGAGAGGAGAGCATCGCCCTCGGTCTGGACGTCCACCTCTACAGAAAACTCTTCATCGGGGCGATAGCCCTCCTAACGGCCTTCGCTGTCTCGACCGCGGGAATAATCGGCTTCATCGGCCTCGTCAGTCCGCACATAATGCGTCTCCTCCTGGGCCCGAACCACAAAAGCCTGACCCCAGCGAGTGCCCTCTTCGGAGGCGCCCTTTTGGTTTTCGCGGACCTGCTGGCGAGGACGCTGGCAAAGCCCACCGAGCTTCCCGTTGGCATCATAACCGCCCTCATGGGGGCGCCCTTCTTCCTCTACCTCCTGATGAAGCACAAGAGGGGTGAGCTGTACTCATGA
- a CDS encoding secondary thiamine-phosphate synthase enzyme YjbQ, with protein sequence MKVVTKELRFSTKGEIDLVDITREVERIVEESGIENGQVLVFVPGATGAIVTIEHESGLLEDFKRALRELIPKGKGYLHDRIDDNAHSHLRATLLGASECFPVLDGRVVRGTWQQIFFVELDVIPRHRRVIVQVMGE encoded by the coding sequence ATGAAGGTCGTGACGAAGGAGCTCCGCTTTTCCACGAAGGGAGAGATTGACCTGGTGGATATAACCCGCGAGGTCGAGAGGATTGTTGAGGAATCTGGAATCGAGAACGGTCAGGTTCTGGTCTTCGTTCCCGGTGCCACCGGCGCGATAGTCACGATAGAGCATGAATCCGGCCTTCTGGAGGACTTCAAGCGAGCTTTGAGGGAGCTAATTCCCAAAGGCAAAGGCTACCTCCACGACAGGATAGACGACAACGCCCACAGCCACCTTAGGGCGACCCTCCTCGGTGCGAGCGAATGCTTCCCCGTCCTTGACGGCAGGGTCGTGCGCGGAACCTGGCAGCAGATTTTCTTCGTCGAGCTCGACGTGATACCGAGGCACAGGCGCGTTATAGTGCAGGTTATGGGGGAGTGA
- a CDS encoding ABC transporter ATP-binding protein has protein sequence MSERLEVKVSFAYGEKEVLREVEFTAERGELLAIIGPNGAGKSTLLKCLVGILRPRGHVTFDGTNLLELKPKDRAKLITYVPQSSFPEFAFTIEEFAELGTYATRGSVEGALKRVGLWERRKEQITALSGGEYQLALIARALAQGSEVVLLDEPTSHLDINHALEIMELLKEMSRERIVIAVLHDLNLALRYADRLMLLHEGRKHWEGKPGELKPETIEEVYGVKAKITEVDGHRVLLARV, from the coding sequence ATGAGTGAGAGACTGGAGGTCAAAGTTTCCTTCGCCTACGGCGAGAAGGAAGTCCTCAGAGAGGTGGAGTTCACCGCCGAGAGGGGAGAGCTTCTGGCCATAATCGGTCCCAACGGAGCTGGAAAGTCAACCCTCCTCAAGTGCCTGGTCGGAATCCTCAGGCCGAGGGGCCACGTGACCTTCGACGGGACGAACCTGCTTGAGCTTAAGCCCAAGGATAGGGCCAAACTGATAACCTACGTTCCCCAGAGTTCATTCCCCGAGTTCGCCTTCACCATAGAGGAGTTCGCCGAGCTCGGCACCTATGCAACGAGGGGAAGCGTTGAGGGAGCTTTAAAGCGCGTCGGACTCTGGGAGCGCCGAAAGGAGCAGATAACAGCGTTAAGCGGCGGCGAATACCAGCTGGCCCTGATAGCGAGGGCCTTAGCTCAGGGAAGCGAAGTGGTTCTCCTGGACGAGCCGACGAGCCACCTGGACATAAACCACGCCCTTGAGATAATGGAGCTCCTGAAGGAAATGAGCCGGGAAAGAATAGTCATAGCCGTTCTCCACGACCTCAACCTAGCCCTCCGCTACGCGGACAGGCTGATGCTCCTCCACGAGGGGCGGAAGCACTGGGAGGGGAAGCCGGGGGAGCTGAAGCCCGAGACCATCGAGGAAGTCTACGGCGTGAAGGCCAAGATAACGGAGGTAGATGGTCACAGAGTCCTCCTAGCGAGGGTCTAG
- a CDS encoding GNAT family N-acetyltransferase: MDFKTALTELYLRDPTGTLPNALWKTLAMLDGMETLLDVRGGEVIHLEAKRGRGIYVYWDSNGVPPDIEGLDFVLLHERLARALDLEEFYVERYFRLVHRGETLEAPSLPAGFAFREVDVPAEAREVAEFINLCYEDIHVGSGEVKSWTAGPAFDRSLWLWILDGEEPVALGIADFDRSIGEGSLEWIQVHPSYRGRGLGKALVFELLRRLKDAAFTTVSGQLDNRTNPEALYRRCGFEGNDVWLVLRRRE; the protein is encoded by the coding sequence ATGGACTTTAAAACGGCACTGACCGAGTTGTACCTCAGGGACCCAACCGGAACGCTTCCGAACGCCCTCTGGAAGACCCTGGCGATGCTGGACGGGATGGAGACCCTTCTGGACGTTCGCGGAGGGGAAGTCATCCATCTGGAGGCCAAGAGGGGCAGAGGGATCTACGTTTACTGGGACTCGAACGGCGTTCCCCCCGATATTGAGGGACTGGATTTTGTACTTCTGCATGAGAGGCTAGCTAGGGCTTTAGACCTGGAGGAATTTTATGTTGAGAGGTACTTCAGGCTCGTTCACAGGGGCGAGACCCTTGAGGCACCGTCACTGCCGGCGGGCTTTGCCTTCAGGGAGGTGGACGTCCCTGCGGAGGCCCGAGAGGTTGCGGAGTTCATAAACCTCTGCTACGAGGACATCCATGTGGGTTCTGGTGAAGTCAAGTCGTGGACCGCTGGGCCGGCGTTCGACCGGTCGCTCTGGCTCTGGATTCTTGATGGTGAAGAGCCTGTTGCCCTTGGGATAGCCGACTTTGACCGCTCCATCGGTGAGGGCTCGCTGGAATGGATACAGGTTCACCCATCCTACCGCGGGAGGGGCCTCGGGAAGGCCCTTGTGTTTGAACTCCTTCGCAGGCTGAAGGATGCGGCCTTCACGACGGTTTCAGGCCAGCTTGACAACAGAACAAACCCGGAGGCGCTTTATAGGCGCTGTGGCTTCGAAGGAAACGACGTCTGGCTGGTTCTGAGAAGAAGAGAATGA